One Hordeum vulgare subsp. vulgare chromosome 4H, MorexV3_pseudomolecules_assembly, whole genome shotgun sequence DNA window includes the following coding sequences:
- the LOC123447130 gene encoding FCS-Like Zinc finger 17-like — MISRSPSLFQIGEGEAQDQDQAGMPTMTTAGELVGLQLIIQPSPRRQQRPPLAVLRRSSVRSPAANLQESSGGQPFVGLEFLKCCLCCCKKIDVDMDVFVYKGQQAFCSAECRCQHMAREERREIEILVRKRRDAFHNRRAAPGKTVGGSDRHPRVQISSFC, encoded by the exons ATGATTTCGAGGTCTCCCAGCCTCTTCCAGATCGGTGAGGGAGAGGCCCAGGATCAGGATCAGGCGGGAATGCCAACAATGACGACCGCCGGCGAGCTCGTCGGGCTCCAGTTGATCATACAGCCCTCGCCGAGGCGACAACAACGGCCGCCGTTGGCCGTCCTCAGGAGGTCCTCGGTGAGGTCCCCGGCTGCCAACCTCCAGGAGAGCAGCGGCGGGCAGCCATTCGTGGGCCTTGAGTTCTTGAAGTGCTGCCTATGCTGCTGCAAGAAAATCGACGTCGACATGGACGTCTTCGTGTACAA GGGACAGCAAGCATTCTGCAGCGCGGAGTGCAGGTGTCAGCACATGGCGAGGGAGGAGAGGCGGGAGATCGAGATCCTGGTCAGGAAGCGCCGTGACGCGTTCCACAACCGCCGTGCAGCGCCGGGCAAGACGGTCGGGGGATCGGACCGGCACCCGAGGGTGCAAATCTCAAGTTTTTGCTAG